The following are from one region of the Nicotiana tabacum cultivar K326 chromosome 3, ASM71507v2, whole genome shotgun sequence genome:
- the LOC142177102 gene encoding uncharacterized protein LOC142177102, which translates to MEEPLERWARSWFLRRRYDMLTTNMVESMNSILLKGREMPILRMLDFIQEKLGEWFYERRKKANETFHRVSIWAEEMIKKMDLACKMFVFNIDSMLFRINREGIEFIVDLKKRTCDFLEFQLDELPCPHAIATINKRYL; encoded by the exons ATGGAAGAGCCTCTAGAGAGATGGGCGAGATCGTGGTTCCTACGGCGACGTTATGATATGCTAACAACAAACATGGTAGAATCAATGAATTCCATTTTACTAAAAGGGAGAGAAATGCCTATTTTAAGAATGTTAGATTTCATCCAAGAAAAGTTAGGAGAGTGGTTTTACGAACGGAGAAAAAAGGCAAATGAAACTTTTCACAGAGTATCAATATGGGCAGAAGAGATGATTAAGAAAATGGACTTGGCTTGTAAAATGTtt gTGTTCAACATTGATTCAATGTTGTTCAGAATAAATAGAGAAGGAATCGAATTCATTGTGGACTTAAAGAAGAGAACGTGTGACTTCCTGGaattccaacttgatgaattGCCCTGTCCACATGCAATTGCTACTATTAATAAGAGATATCTGTAG